In a single window of the Rhopalosiphum padi isolate XX-2018 chromosome 1, ASM2088224v1, whole genome shotgun sequence genome:
- the LOC132917866 gene encoding uncharacterized protein LOC132917866: MPLMYTFCTWLPLRLGTIIVGLISIIQSIIIEVVCILSLSMTDTISREINKMLHSNNMIYTTEIFKAIEKDPRNYITNIMIYFLLHTVSCVALIYGAFKRSIILILPYIILEFIRLFIIFYSVITSMILIKMNVLDFLFLIFISVIGVFLLQILIYLWCCPLSLVQCLILDKKLLASHSQEAFESSNSALPKTAVNIQDVVYDPLSDHYGWRPFKPSYSYPYENMPQYEY; encoded by the exons ATGCCGTtgatgtatacattttgtacatGGCTGCCCTTACGTCTCGGTACTATCATCGTCGGATTAATATCTAta atacaatCAATTATAATTGAAGTGGTTTGCATTCTCAGTTTAAGTATGACAGATACAATTTCTCGTGAAATCAATAAAATGCTTCATTCAAACAACATGATTTATACGACAGAGATTTTCAAAGCAATCGAAAAAG atcCGCGgaattatattacaaacattATGATTTACTTTTTGTTACATACTGTTAGTTGTGTTGCGTTAATATACGGAGCTTTTAAG cgatcaattattttaatactaccaTATATTATTCTGGAATTCATAAgactatttatcatattttactcGGTGATAACATCTATGATTCTAATTAAAATGAATGTGTTGGATTTCTTATTCCTAATTTTCATTTCTGTGATTGGAGTATTTCTTTtac aaatattgatttatttgtgGTGTTGTCCGTTGAGTTTGGTGCAATGCTTGATATTGGACAAGAAATTATTAGCGTCTCATTCACAAGAGGCTTTCGAGTCGAGCAACAGTGCGTTACCGAAGACTGCGGTAAACATTCAAGACGTCGTATATGATCCGCTATCTGATCATTACGGGTGGAGACCATTCAAACCTAGCTACAGTTATCCTTATGAAAACATGCCACAATACGAGTACTAA
- the LOC132917489 gene encoding uncharacterized protein LOC132917489, translating to MILNFFKIFCFIMVIKNFPGQILGVKLGEMCLTNQDCDTGFSKCHQETGICSCLPYYARVNNTCLQSTLLGFECVVDEQCSLKVANSRCLDNVCECESKFWQYRRHTCLSPAKLGEVCYSDTHCALSDENNRCEFTIPGVFGFCICNSASKDCIYRGQDSTLAKPNNAAFKYPFSKPDLKKKVPYQKRPWQTNDQRLTTTTSTIKPLRPVNKPQMPPLKRPIIKTNLTNNSIQFTAIPVTNTQSSVISLNYTTVASKNITFKPQFSVVPTPPPIKIYLKSPIKDSQNKSQIIFNNSSTKLHKKPISNTGIMLRKGEPKRRISLGFPCVSDAQCMRNDENSRCLHGICDCLPNNKTIDQCTAKNRGCLQNTFQCRSSGKCISWFFVCDGRTGDCGEDDNSDEECSGNQQCPSTTFACRSGKGLRNLCVSRSTRCDGVKNCPFGDDEEGCNTIEHKGCPAYTFQCGDGQCLPEYELCNAVVTCADKSDELEGLCGGGGAPMTVGNRTSVARPPQPLTRVRGAYRHSPAECPFRCRNGRCRSTAVLCSGRDGCGDGSDESGCSVCKCPAVS from the exons atgattttaaatttcttcaagattttttgtttcattatgGTAATAAAA aattttccTGGACAAATACTCGGAGTAAAATTAGGTGAAATGTGTCTTACTAATCAAGATTGTGACACAGGATTTAGCAAATGTCACCAGGAGACTGGAATTTGTTCTTGTTTACCTTACTATGCACGAGTGAACAATACATGTTTACAGT CTACACTTTTAGGATTTGAGTGTGTTGTAGATGAGCAATGTTCATTGAAAGTAGCTAATAGTAGATGTCTTGATAACGTATGTGAGTGTGAATCGAAATTCTGGCAGTATCGAAGACATACATGTTTATCtc CTGCCAAACTGGGAGAAGTGTGTTATAGTGATACTCATTGCGCACTGTCGGATGAAAATAACCGATGCGAGTTTACCATACCTGGTGTTTTTGGTTTTTGCATATGCAATTCTGCTTCCAAGGACTGTATATACAGAGGACAAGATTCCACTTTAGCTAAACCTAATAATGCAGCATTTAAATACCCATTTAGTAAGCCagatttaaagaaaaaagtGCCGTACCAAAAACGACCTTGGCAAACGAATGATCAACGACTCACAACAACTACCTCAACAATTAAGCCATTACGACCAGTCAATAAACCACAAATGCCTCCTTTAAAACGGCCCattatcaaaacaaatttaacgaataatagtatacaatttactGCTATTCCGGTGACAAACACTCAGTCATCAGTAATTTCTCTCAACTACACAACAGTTGCATCGAAGAACATTACATTTAAGCCTCAATTTTCTGTAGTACCTACGCCGCCACCAATCAAAATTTACCTAAAAAGTCCAATAAAAGATTCACAAAATAAAagccaaataatttttaataattcatctaCAAAATTACATAAGAAACCAATCAGTAATACAG GTATTATGTTAAGAAAGGGAGAACCCAAACGACGTATTAGTCTAGGATTTCCGTGTGTTAGCGATGCACAGTGTATGCGAAATGATGAAAATTCAAGATGCTTGCATGGAATTTGTGATTGTCTACCAAACAATAAGACAATTGATCAGTGTACAGCAAAAAATCGAGGCTGCTTACAGAATACATTCCAA tgCCGATCTAGTGGTAAATGCATTAGTTGGTTCTTTGTATGCGATGGCCGAACAGGTGATTGCGGAGAAGACGATAATTCAGATGAAGAATGTTCGGGTAATCAGCAATGTCCAAGTACCACGTTTGCCTGCCGGTCTGGAAAAGGCCTCAGAAATTTATGTGTTTCTAGATCAACTCGATGTGATGGTGTAAAAAATTGTCCATTTGGTGACGATGAAGAAGGCTGCAACACCATTGAAcataaag GGTGTCCGGCGTATACGTTCCAGTGCGGCGACGGTCAGTGTCTACCGGAGTACGAGTTATGCAACGCGGTCGTGACGTGCGCCGACAAATCGGACGAGTTGGAAGGCctgtgcggcggcggcggtgcacCGATGACGGTCGGCAACAGGACGTCCGTCGCGCGTCCCCCGCAGCCGTTGACCCGGGTCCGCGGCGCTTACCGGCACAGTCCGGCCGAATGCCCTTTCCGGTGTAGGAACGGCAGGTGCCGATCGACCGCCGTGCTGTGTTCCGGTCGCGACGGATGCGGCGACGGGTCGGACGAATCAGGCTGTTCCGTATGCA AATGCCCTGcagtttcataa
- the LOC132929989 gene encoding protoheme IX farnesyltransferase, mitochondrial, whose protein sequence is MNHLVRAIQRDGFQINKNVYTCLTCSVIRRQISQSISKPKPLIATNVTVDKHLPILPDVRPPTVVEPVIEKKRSDQEWTESRIYLKDLHQHYLKLSKSRLTSLVVVTTMAGYAMAPAPFDLTTFILCSAGTGMVSGAANSINQYHEVPFDAQMSRTKNRLLVRGILTPIHALTFAAVSGSLGLVTLYYGVNPVTAALGAANLFLYTSIYTPMKRLSILNTWIGSVVGAIPPLMGWAGCTGGVIDSGGLLLAGLLYAWQFPHFNALSWNLRPDYSRAGYRMMSVTNPGLCRRTALRYTIGIFGLCCAAPLCELTNIYFSIAVAPLNAYFVYLAWKFHQKSDSKTSRSLFRFSLIHLPALMILLFVNKHGLWSGNSKPKENSEVITVNKDEKIISSIFKKAEPL, encoded by the exons ATGAATCATCTTGTAAGAGCCATTCAACGCGATGGTTTTCAGATCAACAAGAACGTCTATACTTGTTTGACATGTTCTGTAATTCGAAGACAG ATTTCACAATCAATATCAAAACCAAAACCACTTATTGCAACTAATGTAACGGTTGATAAGCATTTACCAATTTTGCCGGACGTTAGACCACCCACTGTAGTAGAAcctgttattgaaaaaaaacgtaGTGACCAAGAATGGACAGAATCAAGAATATATTTGAAAGATTTACACCAACACtatttaaaactttcaaaaagTCGACTGAcaa gtttGGTAGTTGTAACGACAATGGCTGGTTATGCAATGGCACCCGCTCCATTTGATTTAACAACGTTCATACTTTGCAGTGCTGGTACTGGTATGGTATCTGGAGCAGCAAATTCTATTAATCAATATCATGAAGTTCCATTTGATGCCCAAATGTCTAGAACTAAGAATAGGTTACTTGTCCGAGGCATTTTaac acCAATACATGCTCTTACATTTGCGGCAGTTAGTGGATCATTGGGATTAGTAACTTTATATTATGGTGTAAATCCTGTAACTGCTGCTTTGGGTGCTGCAAATCTGTTTTTATACACATCCATTTATACACCAATGAAacgtttaagtattttaaatacctgGATTGGTTcagtag TTGGTGCGATTCCACCATTAATGGGATGGGCAGGTTGTACAGGTGGTGTTATAGACTCAGGTGGTTTATTACTCGCTGGTCTACTTTATGCATGGCAATTTCCACATTTCAATGCACTTTCTTGGAATCTTAGACCAGATTACTCAAGAGCCGGTTACAGAATGATGTCTGTTACTAATCcag GTTTATGTAGAAGAACAGCATTACGTTACACTATTGGAATATTTGGTTTGTGTTGCGCAGCACCATTATGTGAATTgactaacatttatttttcaattgctGTGGCTCCATTAAATGCTTATTTTGTGTACTTAG caTGGAAATTTCATCAAAAGTCTGACAGTAAGACTTCACGTAGCCTATTTAGATTTTCCCTAATACATTTACCAGctttgatgatattattatttgtcaataAACATGGTTTGTGGTCAGGAAACag caAACCAAAAGAAAATAGTGAAGTGATCACAGTTAACAAGGATGAAAAAATCAttagttcaatttttaaaaaagctgaaccattataa